The Pseudalkalibacillus hwajinpoensis DNA window GGAGCCTGTCTCGAAATGAGACAGGCTCCTGTTTATTTATCCTATTGATATTATCGTATCGCCTAAAACAGCATAGCGGTTGCGCCAGCAAATAAGCTGAGCAGCATGGAGATAATCATAATATACACAACAATCTTTGTTGCTTTGCGGGGCATGAAAGTCCCTCCCTCAACTGAGCATTCTAACGTTATTTTACATGGATTCACATTCATGGACAAGCACATCTGCTGAAATTTTAGAAAAGACAATTGTTCCCGAAATCGACAATTTTTTAATTCATGCAGGAAAACGCTTACTTAATAAAGAATAAAGTATAAGTTAGACATCTGAATTTCGATAATATTCTACTATAGCATGACTACCAGGGAGGAATGGAGATGGCGACAGATCACCAAGAATTCGAAAAGCAATATGAAGAATGGAAAGCCATGACAGAGAAATTGATTGAGAAATTTCCAGAGAAGAAGGAAGTTTTTAAGACAAGCTCTGGAATCGATATAGATCGTCTGGGACATCCGGAACAGCTTGATAAGGAATACATGGAAAAGCTTGGATTACCTGGCCAGTACCCTTATACACGTGGCATACAACCGACTATGTATCGAGGCAGAACGTGGACCATGCGACAATATGCAGGGTTTGGATCTGCAGAAGAGACAAACCGCCGTTTTCGCTATTTACTCGATCAGGGGCAAACAGGATTATCTGTTGCTTTCGATCTTCCGACTCAAATTGGTTATGATTCAGATGACATGATGGCAAAAGGAGAAGTAGGGAAAGTCGGGGTTGCCATTGATTCACTCGATGATATGGAAGCGCTTTTACGAGACATTCCTCTTGATAAAGTAAGCACCTCAATGACAATTAATGCGCCTGCCTCGGTTCTACTCGCAATGTACATCGTTGTTGCTGAGAAGCAGGGAGTCTCTCAAAAAGAAATTTCAGGAACGATACAAAATGATATCTTAAAAGAATATATTGCAAGGGGAACTTACATATTCCCGCCGAAACCTTCAATGAGACTGATTACCGATATCTTTGCATACTGTGCTGAACATGTTCCACGCTGGAATACGATTAGTATTTCAGGCTATCACATTCGTGAAGCGGGTTCTACTGCTGCACAGGAACTTGCTTTTACCATTGCAAATGGAATTGCTTACGTAGATGCTGCAATCGCAACAGGGTTAAAAGTAGATGACTTTGCTCCTCGACTTGCTTTCTTTTTCAACGGGCATAATCAGTTTCTAGAAGAAGTAGCCAAGTTCCGGGCTGCGAGAAGAATATGGTCAAAGATTATGAGAGAGCGGTACGGTGCTGTGAAACTGAAGAGTCTTCAATTACGTTTTCATACTCAGGTCGCAGGATCAACATTAACAGCCCAACAACCCGATAACAACATCATTCGAGTGACCATTCAGGCGCTAGCTGCCGTGTTAGGTGGAACGCAAAGCTTGCATACAAATGCAAAAGATGAAGCACTAGCCCTTCCGACAGAAGATTCAGCGAGAATTGCCCTCAGGACACAGCAGATTATAGCAAATGAGAGCGGGGTTACTGACACGGTAGATCCACTTGGTGGTTCTTATTATATTGAACAATTAACAGATCAGTTAGAAGAATATGTGTTTGATTATATTCGGAAGATTGATGACATGGGCGGCGCAGTTTCTGCCGTTGAACAGGGGTATATGCAACGTGAAATTCACCAGGCTGCATATGAGACGCAAAAGAAAATTGAGAGCGGCGAAGAAGTGGTCGTTGGTATGAATAAATACACGCTAGAAGATGAGCCGAGGCCTGAACTTCACCGTATTGATCCAGAGCTTCAGCGCAAACAAATCGAGAAATTAGAAGGGCTACGTTCATCAAGAGATCAAAACCGAGCGAGCGCTCGGTTAGAAGAATTAAGGAGCGGTGCACAAGGAGATGCGAACCTGATGCCGCTTATCATTGATTGCGTTCGAGATTATTGTACGGTAGGAGAAATCTGTGGTGTCCTTCGTAACGAATTTGGTGAGTATACAGGAATTTAATCAGGGAGTGAAGAGACATGAAGAAGAAAATTCGCGTATTAATTGCTAAACCAGGACTGGATGGTCATGACCGGGGTGCACTGGTTGTCGCGCAGGCGCTTCGTGACTATGGGATGGAAGTCATTTATACAGGATTAAGGCAATCTCCTAAGCAAATTGTGGCTGCTGCCATTCAGGAGGATGT harbors:
- the prli42 gene encoding stressosome-associated protein Prli42, with amino-acid sequence MPRKATKIVVYIMIISMLLSLFAGATAMLF
- a CDS encoding acyl-CoA mutase large subunit family protein encodes the protein MATDHQEFEKQYEEWKAMTEKLIEKFPEKKEVFKTSSGIDIDRLGHPEQLDKEYMEKLGLPGQYPYTRGIQPTMYRGRTWTMRQYAGFGSAEETNRRFRYLLDQGQTGLSVAFDLPTQIGYDSDDMMAKGEVGKVGVAIDSLDDMEALLRDIPLDKVSTSMTINAPASVLLAMYIVVAEKQGVSQKEISGTIQNDILKEYIARGTYIFPPKPSMRLITDIFAYCAEHVPRWNTISISGYHIREAGSTAAQELAFTIANGIAYVDAAIATGLKVDDFAPRLAFFFNGHNQFLEEVAKFRAARRIWSKIMRERYGAVKLKSLQLRFHTQVAGSTLTAQQPDNNIIRVTIQALAAVLGGTQSLHTNAKDEALALPTEDSARIALRTQQIIANESGVTDTVDPLGGSYYIEQLTDQLEEYVFDYIRKIDDMGGAVSAVEQGYMQREIHQAAYETQKKIESGEEVVVGMNKYTLEDEPRPELHRIDPELQRKQIEKLEGLRSSRDQNRASARLEELRSGAQGDANLMPLIIDCVRDYCTVGEICGVLRNEFGEYTGI